CATGTCGAGCCAGAACTTGTGCGTAAGGTTGTCCATATTGGGACAGGTAATATTATTGTACTGGCCTGGTGGTTACAGGTACCCGCCTGGCTGGGGATAGGGGCCGCGATTGTCTTTAGCTTACTGGCTTTTTTTTCATCTCGCTATCCCCTGCTGCCCGGTCTGGATACGATCGGGCGTAAGAGCCTGGGGACTGTATTTTATGCCATCAGCATTGGTGTTCTGATTGCTGGTTTTTGGCGATCGGCTCCCCATTTCGCAGTCCTAGGGGTGTTGGTGATGACCTGGGGAGATGGTCTAGCTGGCTTATGTGGGAAATGGTTTGGTCAACATCAGTACACTGTTTGGGGAATGCAAAAAAGTTGGGAGGGATCACTAACAATGGCGATCGTGAGTGGGTTAGTGAGTGGGCTGGTCTTATGGGGGACGATGGGTCATGGTTGGCAAATTTGGGTCAGTGCCATCGCGATCGGGCTGATCGCAATGGGGCTAGAAACCGTCTCAAAATGGGGACTGGATAATTTGACCGTTCCGATCGGCAGTGCTGTCATAGCTTGGCTATTGAGCTATCTGCTCTAGGAGGTAATACTCAACAATGAAGACTGATAATGAATCAGATGGACCATATGGATCATTAGGATGGCTTGACGAGTGGACTTTGCAGTTTTAATTAACAACAAATTATCATGGCAGCCAAAAAACAGAAAAATAAGTATAAAAATCCATACCTACGGTTTATTGTCCTAACCTATAATCGGCTCATTGCTCAGATTGCCTTACTGAATTTAGGACTCGTATTATTTGACCTAAGCTATATTCCTTGGCGGAGCTTTTATTTTTACTATTTTCCTAGTCTGACAGCCCTTTACGATCCCATCAAAGGGATTGAACCTCATCGCGATACAGAACGGTATATTGAGGCGTTCGAGCAACTCAAGGTGAATATTGCCCAATCTGGCTTACAATCTCCCAAAACTGCTACGGATTTAGAAAAGCTACGAGAATTGAGTGCCCAAATGATTCG
This DNA window, taken from Trichothermofontia sichuanensis B231, encodes the following:
- a CDS encoding diacylglycerol/polyprenol kinase family protein, with the protein product MLTTVFPTESPTEVIPWLWVQVGAVVGWLSAIGLVAIALSYQIHVEPELVRKVVHIGTGNIIVLAWWLQVPAWLGIGAAIVFSLLAFFSSRYPLLPGLDTIGRKSLGTVFYAISIGVLIAGFWRSAPHFAVLGVLVMTWGDGLAGLCGKWFGQHQYTVWGMQKSWEGSLTMAIVSGLVSGLVLWGTMGHGWQIWVSAIAIGLIAMGLETVSKWGLDNLTVPIGSAVIAWLLSYLL